Proteins encoded within one genomic window of Paludisphaera rhizosphaerae:
- the fusA gene encoding elongation factor G, which translates to MASDDATTNLRRIRNIGIIAHIDAGKTTTTERILYYTGEIHRMGDVDKGNTTTDYLEEERERGITIVAAAITCHWKDADGQPTTINIIDTPGHVDFTAEVERSLRVLDGAVVIFSGVEGVEAQSETVWRQAGKYHVPRICFINKMDRIGAEFERVYEEIKDRLDSHPIPLQIPIGAGPEGSMGAFQGLIDLIQMKALFFETADLGSTFTVQEIPEDLKLDAEAWRETMLNSLSEFDETFAEQYMAHLDGGELTVEMIHQALRRATLTGGAQPVLCGSSFKYVGVQQLLDAVSYYLPSPLDKPPVVGIHPKKGTELSRKPDPDEPFCGLVFKITNDAHGDLSFVRVYSGVLKAGSRVFNPGREEKENCSRLYHIRADDREQITEAIAGDIVGVVGLKKCVTGDTLCDATHTILLERIEFPETVISMSIEPVSSADKGKLSDTLNALAREDPTFTFKVNEETGQTLISGMGELHLEILKNRMTRDFKLKVHVGRPRVSYRETIKKAVKRIEGTCIRQTGGTGLYAKIKIDVEPEVQAKGAPVMHFQNKMKGGVIPGEFIPAIEAGLREEAKSGGKTGYPLVDLKVTLVDGDAHDVDSNDMAFRFAASDALRNAIEEAGPVLLEPIMRLEVVTPEDYLGNITADLASRRALIERTSTRGKLMVIDARAPLKEMFGYSTAVRSLSQGRASYTMEPLEYAAAPESMLEALTG; encoded by the coding sequence ATGGCCAGCGACGACGCGACGACCAATCTACGCCGGATCCGGAACATCGGGATCATCGCCCACATCGACGCCGGCAAGACGACAACCACCGAGCGGATCCTCTACTACACGGGCGAGATCCACCGGATGGGCGACGTCGACAAGGGAAATACGACGACCGACTACCTGGAGGAAGAACGCGAGCGCGGGATCACCATCGTCGCCGCCGCGATCACCTGCCACTGGAAAGACGCCGACGGTCAACCGACGACCATCAACATCATCGACACCCCCGGCCACGTGGACTTCACGGCTGAGGTCGAGCGTTCGCTCCGCGTGCTCGACGGGGCCGTCGTGATCTTCTCGGGCGTCGAGGGCGTCGAGGCCCAGAGTGAGACCGTCTGGCGCCAGGCGGGCAAGTATCACGTGCCCCGAATCTGCTTCATCAACAAGATGGACCGGATCGGCGCCGAGTTCGAGCGCGTCTACGAGGAGATCAAGGATCGGCTCGACAGCCATCCGATCCCGCTTCAGATCCCGATCGGCGCCGGGCCCGAGGGCTCGATGGGCGCCTTCCAGGGGCTCATCGACCTGATCCAGATGAAGGCCCTGTTCTTCGAAACGGCCGACCTGGGCTCCACGTTCACCGTCCAGGAGATCCCCGAAGACCTGAAGCTCGACGCCGAAGCCTGGCGTGAGACGATGCTCAACTCGCTCTCCGAGTTCGACGAGACCTTCGCCGAACAGTACATGGCCCATCTTGACGGCGGTGAACTAACCGTCGAGATGATCCACCAGGCCCTCCGACGCGCCACGCTGACGGGCGGCGCTCAGCCGGTGTTGTGCGGGTCCAGCTTCAAGTACGTCGGCGTACAGCAGCTTCTGGACGCCGTCTCGTACTACCTGCCGAGCCCGCTGGACAAGCCCCCGGTGGTCGGCATTCACCCCAAAAAGGGAACGGAACTCTCCCGCAAACCGGATCCCGACGAGCCATTCTGCGGCCTCGTCTTCAAGATCACCAACGACGCCCACGGCGACCTCTCGTTCGTGCGGGTCTACTCGGGCGTCCTGAAGGCGGGGAGCCGCGTCTTCAACCCGGGTCGTGAGGAGAAGGAGAACTGCTCGCGGCTCTACCACATCCGCGCCGACGACCGCGAGCAGATCACCGAGGCGATCGCCGGCGACATCGTCGGCGTCGTGGGCCTCAAGAAGTGCGTCACCGGCGACACCCTCTGCGACGCCACGCACACGATCCTCCTGGAGCGGATCGAGTTCCCCGAGACGGTCATCAGCATGTCGATCGAGCCCGTCAGCTCGGCCGACAAGGGGAAGCTCTCCGACACGCTCAACGCGCTGGCCCGTGAGGACCCGACGTTCACGTTCAAGGTCAACGAGGAGACCGGCCAGACGCTCATCTCCGGCATGGGCGAGCTGCACCTGGAGATCCTCAAGAACCGGATGACGCGCGACTTCAAGCTGAAGGTCCACGTCGGCCGCCCGCGCGTCAGCTACCGCGAGACGATCAAGAAGGCCGTCAAACGGATTGAGGGGACGTGCATCCGCCAGACCGGCGGCACCGGGCTGTACGCCAAGATCAAGATCGACGTGGAGCCCGAGGTCCAGGCCAAAGGCGCGCCGGTGATGCACTTCCAGAACAAGATGAAGGGGGGTGTGATCCCCGGCGAGTTCATCCCGGCCATTGAAGCCGGACTCCGCGAGGAAGCCAAGTCGGGCGGCAAGACGGGCTACCCGCTCGTCGACCTGAAGGTGACGCTCGTCGACGGCGACGCCCACGACGTCGACTCCAACGACATGGCCTTCCGCTTCGCCGCGTCCGACGCCCTCCGCAACGCCATCGAGGAGGCCGGGCCGGTCCTACTGGAACCCATCATGCGGTTGGAGGTCGTCACCCCCGAGGACTACCTGGGGAACATCACGGCCGACCTCGCCAGCCGACGGGCGCTCATCGAGCGGACCTCGACCCGTGGCAAGCTGATGGTCATCGACGCGCGGGCCCCGCTGAAGGAGATGTTCGGCTACTCGACGGCCGTCCGCAGCCTCTCGCAGGGGCGGGCCAGTTACACCATGGAGCCCCTCGAATACGCCGCCGCGCCGGAGAGCATGCTGGAGGCCCTCACGGGCTGA
- a CDS encoding beta-galactosidase, which translates to MQRSFLVSTLLAACLSSTALALTVRVEVRDGVPLLVVDGKPVRGRMFFGIPGSSPLRVGPEGKVVRFEFVAAESADNGTMHIRCGPQAGTVDLDDLRVVDLTDGREVIPLRDFEAGPSSFAKDWTYWPTGAKNTTGAAEIQPGVGKGGSAGMRITIQDPPRGSEPPDFHVYHQTRLKLLKGRRYEATIWLRSSVDRDLTIAFYRPGSSFVYLGGPPGPYETEIKLAADAGVDFVSFPIGFPWPEPGKEADFSAVDSACEQVLRVNPKALLLPRIGVYAPAWWSAQHPGEAMQWEDGKRLDAVPASPRFREDAAQRLRLLVEHLEAKFGDHIAGYHPTGQNTGEWFYHETWGRPLNGYAPADLAAWRAWLAVRYKTDADLRKAWSDPRVALETAAVPTPRERHASPHGVFRDPKTEKPLLDWADFQQEGMADAVQTFAKAVRQASAGRKLVVFFYGYVFEFGPVGNGPATSGHYALRRLLDSPDVDVLCSPISYFDRGLGESAPSMTAAESVALAGKLWLNEDDTRTYLAKGSTFPGAQAGADTYEDTVKMLTRNVGQEAVRNFATWWMDLGATGWFNDRRLWDQMRRLEAVDRLMIDKPSAYRPEIAAVIDEESMKRLAPAGVAVSRPGIYEARRALSLAGAPFGQYLLDDVIAGKVDAKLYVILNAWSLNQEQRSGLRKATQNRGVVWCYAPGWFDGDSPSPASMQELTGFKLEPSLAAQAHGEPTQAGRLQGLSQPIGPKVQIRPTFAAVDATPDEVLTRYPDGSAAVALRNGQAPGFSLFVGAPGMTSELIRLAARKAGVHLYTDSDCVVYANGPLLVLSASRDGEIRVTLPPGRTELEDALDGKPAAGNAPYILPMQKGDVKIFRFP; encoded by the coding sequence ATGCAGCGATCCTTCCTCGTCTCGACGCTCCTGGCGGCGTGCCTGTCGTCCACGGCGCTCGCACTGACGGTCCGCGTGGAGGTCCGCGACGGCGTCCCGCTGCTGGTGGTGGACGGCAAGCCCGTGCGCGGGCGGATGTTCTTCGGCATCCCGGGCTCGTCGCCGCTCCGGGTCGGTCCCGAGGGGAAGGTCGTCCGCTTCGAGTTCGTCGCCGCCGAATCGGCCGACAACGGCACGATGCACATCCGATGCGGCCCGCAGGCCGGGACGGTCGACCTGGACGATCTCCGGGTCGTCGACCTGACCGACGGCCGCGAGGTGATCCCGCTGCGCGACTTCGAGGCTGGGCCGTCCTCGTTCGCGAAGGACTGGACCTACTGGCCGACCGGCGCGAAGAACACGACGGGCGCCGCCGAAATCCAGCCGGGCGTGGGGAAGGGGGGCTCAGCCGGGATGCGGATCACGATCCAGGATCCGCCCAGGGGAAGCGAGCCTCCCGACTTCCACGTCTATCACCAAACCCGGCTGAAGCTGTTGAAAGGCCGTCGATATGAGGCCACGATCTGGCTGCGGTCCAGCGTCGACCGCGACCTGACGATCGCCTTCTATCGCCCCGGCTCGTCGTTCGTCTACCTCGGCGGCCCTCCCGGCCCTTATGAGACCGAGATCAAGCTGGCCGCCGACGCGGGGGTGGACTTCGTCAGCTTCCCGATCGGCTTCCCCTGGCCCGAACCCGGCAAGGAGGCCGATTTCTCCGCCGTGGACTCGGCCTGCGAGCAGGTGCTCCGCGTGAACCCCAAGGCGCTGCTGCTCCCGAGGATCGGCGTGTATGCCCCCGCCTGGTGGTCGGCCCAGCACCCCGGCGAGGCGATGCAGTGGGAGGACGGCAAGAGGCTCGACGCGGTACCCGCCTCGCCGCGATTCCGCGAGGACGCCGCTCAACGGCTCCGCCTCCTCGTCGAACACCTGGAAGCGAAGTTCGGCGACCACATCGCCGGCTATCATCCGACCGGTCAAAACACCGGGGAATGGTTCTATCACGAAACCTGGGGCCGCCCCCTCAACGGCTACGCCCCGGCCGATCTCGCCGCCTGGCGTGCCTGGCTCGCCGTTCGCTACAAGACGGACGCCGACCTCCGCAAGGCTTGGAGCGATCCCCGCGTCGCGCTGGAGACCGCTGCGGTCCCGACGCCCAGGGAGCGTCACGCGTCGCCCCATGGTGTCTTCCGCGACCCGAAGACCGAGAAGCCGCTGCTTGACTGGGCCGACTTCCAGCAAGAAGGAATGGCCGACGCCGTGCAGACCTTCGCGAAGGCCGTTCGGCAAGCGTCGGCCGGGCGGAAGCTCGTCGTCTTCTTCTACGGCTACGTTTTCGAGTTCGGCCCAGTCGGGAACGGCCCGGCGACGTCCGGCCACTACGCGCTGCGGCGACTGCTGGACTCGCCCGACGTGGACGTTCTCTGTTCGCCGATCTCGTACTTCGATCGTGGCCTGGGGGAATCGGCCCCATCGATGACCGCGGCGGAGAGCGTCGCGCTGGCGGGGAAGCTCTGGCTCAACGAGGACGACACCCGAACCTACCTGGCGAAGGGTAGCACGTTCCCCGGCGCGCAGGCGGGCGCCGACACCTATGAAGACACGGTCAAGATGCTGACCCGCAACGTCGGCCAGGAGGCCGTGCGGAACTTCGCGACCTGGTGGATGGACCTGGGTGCGACCGGCTGGTTCAACGACCGCCGGCTCTGGGACCAGATGCGTCGGCTCGAAGCCGTCGACCGTCTCATGATCGATAAGCCGTCCGCCTACAGGCCCGAGATCGCCGCCGTGATCGACGAGGAGAGCATGAAGCGCCTCGCTCCGGCTGGGGTGGCCGTAAGCCGGCCCGGGATCTACGAGGCTCGCCGCGCGCTCAGCCTGGCGGGAGCGCCATTTGGTCAATATCTCCTCGACGACGTGATCGCCGGCAAGGTGGACGCGAAGTTGTACGTGATCCTCAATGCGTGGAGCCTCAATCAGGAGCAACGCTCCGGACTCAGAAAGGCGACGCAGAACAGGGGGGTCGTGTGGTGCTACGCCCCGGGCTGGTTCGACGGCGATTCTCCGTCTCCCGCGTCGATGCAGGAGCTGACGGGCTTCAAGCTGGAGCCCTCACTGGCTGCCCAGGCTCATGGCGAGCCAACTCAGGCCGGCCGTCTCCAGGGGCTGTCTCAGCCGATCGGTCCCAAGGTCCAGATCCGGCCGACGTTCGCCGCCGTCGACGCGACTCCCGACGAGGTCCTCACCAGATATCCGGACGGTTCGGCGGCGGTCGCTCTCCGGAACGGCCAGGCTCCGGGCTTCTCGCTGTTCGTCGGCGCCCCGGGGATGACTTCGGAGTTGATCCGGCTGGCGGCTCGAAAGGCCGGCGTTCACCTCTACACGGACTCCGATTGCGTCGTGTACGCCAATGGGCCGCTCCTCGTCCTGAGCGCCTCGCGGGACGGCGAGATCCGCGTCACGCTCCCGCCGGGCCGCACCGAGCTGGAGGACGCCCTCGACGGCAAGCCCGCAGCAGGGAACGCCCCGTACATCCTTCCGATGCAGAAGGGAGACGTGAAGATCTTCCGTTTCCCGTGA
- a CDS encoding DUF1559 family PulG-like putative transporter: MTSDSRRGVSLIEVLVVVFLVGFLLALLLSALIHAREAARRTQCASNLKNVGLGLNHFISTRGTLPSGVGEQSVLWSILPFIGEEPRYSPGVDGKTIAVPVPSVYLCPSDSARRDPDSRFATNYAGNAGVVARNPPGAWEGVFAETPIAARDVTDGLSLTVAVSEWIVGDGDRYRASRLGSIHILDGEFPDTPGGFDHFQRSCEAISGRDPGPALMAFKGAYWYSGHLGASLYTHALPPDQPSCRAVPDLNAITAGSLHGGGGNVLMLDGTVRFVKDSIAHDVWRALATRAGGEAAIGDY; the protein is encoded by the coding sequence ATGACTTCCGACTCGCGCCGGGGCGTCAGCCTGATCGAAGTGCTGGTGGTCGTCTTCCTCGTCGGCTTCCTGCTCGCCCTGCTCCTCTCGGCGTTGATTCACGCGCGCGAGGCCGCCCGACGAACCCAATGCGCGTCGAACCTCAAGAACGTGGGCCTGGGGCTGAACCACTTCATCAGCACTCGGGGGACGCTACCTTCAGGGGTCGGCGAGCAGTCGGTCCTCTGGTCGATCCTCCCCTTCATCGGCGAGGAGCCGAGGTACAGTCCGGGCGTTGACGGAAAGACGATCGCGGTTCCGGTCCCTTCCGTCTACCTTTGCCCCTCGGACTCGGCTCGTCGCGATCCCGACTCACGGTTCGCGACGAATTACGCGGGCAACGCTGGCGTCGTCGCGCGCAATCCTCCGGGAGCCTGGGAAGGCGTCTTCGCCGAGACGCCGATCGCGGCCAGAGACGTGACCGACGGCCTGAGCTTGACGGTCGCCGTCTCGGAATGGATCGTCGGGGACGGCGATCGCTATCGGGCTTCACGGCTCGGTTCGATCCACATTCTCGACGGCGAATTCCCGGATACTCCGGGGGGCTTCGACCACTTCCAGCGTTCATGTGAGGCGATCTCGGGCCGAGATCCCGGCCCTGCCCTCATGGCGTTCAAGGGAGCCTACTGGTATAGCGGGCATCTGGGGGCCTCGCTCTATACTCACGCCCTCCCCCCCGATCAGCCCTCTTGTCGCGCCGTTCCCGACCTCAATGCGATCACGGCCGGCAGTTTGCACGGCGGCGGCGGCAACGTCCTGATGCTGGACGGCACCGTCCGGTTCGTGAAGGATTCGATCGCGCACGACGTCTGGCGGGCGCTCGCCACCCGGGCGGGCGGCGAAGCCGCCATCGGCGACTACTGA
- a CDS encoding M16 family metallopeptidase, translating into MARRLKSHSTAARVGSQPVFERVLGNGLKVLVLPRKGVRIVVCDLFYPVGSFDEPPGKTGIAHFLEHMLFKGTDRFPKGSIDQLAFVAGGQANADTGEDRTHYWFSLPADQWELALEIEADRMTSACFDPREVEAERQVIGEERARDVESALARLDQQHQALSYLRHPYRNPVLGWPHDLASITAADLEAFYRRHYRPDGAVLVFAGDIDPDRVLARVEERLGGTASSRIRPIRPIDDEPPQAGRRSFVLAEPDALPRAILGWHSVASQHSDAPALEVLADVLSAGRRSRLWRTLVEDHRLAGWVEALQAPGRRGGQFLVQLEAADDRIDPTEVEAAVFQIIADLTAHGPTDEEMRRVRNRFEAGWRWDQEDLLALASGVGEAALWGDWRDWQAEHAAALAVDAQAVRRVAAKYLVESNLTSGWLLRSDDAPAFTGRSGSVRKSRGVSPAPAPPPSFAADLHAPAVAVRPKLVDYHPRRFTLANGLRVIHERRPGVGVAAVDFYVEGGWVREAAPGVAALTSRMMEEGSEGRSAQEIAAAIEDVGGSLELSSAWSALRTRSEDLALGLEVLADVARRPAFPEQALDWTRQRLIGELKADLEDPAFRADQEFRRLVYGDHPLGRDYRGGVRDLRRLTRDDVVAHHRRHFSPENACLVVVGEFDPTRLRRLVEAHFGGWKSFGEALPEWPELPAIGRPRSRRIDYPGEQVHIVLGHRGITRHDPDFDPLLILDHILGSGPGFSDRLGRIVRDEMGLVYSIGGGATDSADVLPGLFRIYAGTMPDEADRVVAAVAEQVRAVHVGDFSDEEVARVQRYLGGAALFELQTVEQRAERLVDLERLGLPLDEPRTWPARVAAVTPEQVRDAARRRLHPEAMFRVELGPIARRPARRRIRA; encoded by the coding sequence ATGGCTCGACGGCTCAAATCTCACTCCACCGCCGCAAGGGTGGGTTCCCAGCCGGTTTTCGAACGCGTGCTGGGGAACGGATTGAAGGTTCTCGTTCTACCGCGCAAAGGGGTCCGGATCGTCGTCTGCGACCTCTTTTATCCGGTCGGCTCGTTCGACGAGCCTCCCGGCAAGACGGGGATCGCGCACTTCCTGGAGCATATGCTCTTCAAGGGAACCGATCGGTTTCCCAAGGGAAGCATCGACCAGCTTGCATTTGTGGCCGGCGGCCAGGCCAACGCCGATACGGGGGAAGATCGCACCCACTACTGGTTCTCCCTGCCCGCCGACCAGTGGGAGCTGGCCCTGGAGATCGAGGCGGACCGTATGACCTCCGCCTGCTTCGACCCTCGCGAGGTCGAAGCCGAGCGCCAGGTCATCGGCGAGGAACGCGCTCGGGACGTGGAATCCGCGCTGGCGAGGCTCGACCAGCAACACCAGGCGCTGTCGTATCTGAGGCACCCCTACCGGAACCCGGTCCTGGGCTGGCCGCACGATCTGGCGTCGATCACGGCGGCCGACCTGGAGGCGTTTTATCGTCGGCACTACCGACCTGACGGGGCCGTCCTGGTCTTCGCCGGCGACATCGACCCTGACCGGGTGCTCGCCCGGGTCGAGGAACGGCTGGGCGGCACGGCTTCCTCGCGGATCCGGCCGATTCGCCCGATCGACGATGAACCGCCGCAGGCGGGCCGCCGATCGTTCGTCCTCGCCGAACCCGACGCCTTGCCGCGCGCCATTCTTGGCTGGCACTCCGTCGCCTCGCAGCATTCGGACGCCCCGGCGCTCGAGGTCCTGGCGGACGTCCTTTCCGCCGGCCGACGCTCCCGGCTCTGGCGGACGCTGGTGGAGGATCATCGCCTCGCCGGTTGGGTGGAAGCCCTTCAGGCGCCGGGAAGGCGAGGCGGCCAGTTTCTCGTACAGCTTGAGGCCGCCGACGACCGCATCGACCCCACCGAGGTCGAGGCGGCCGTATTCCAGATCATCGCCGATTTGACCGCCCACGGTCCGACCGATGAGGAAATGCGGCGCGTCCGCAACCGCTTCGAAGCCGGGTGGCGCTGGGACCAGGAGGACTTGCTCGCTCTGGCCAGCGGCGTCGGCGAGGCCGCTCTGTGGGGAGACTGGCGGGACTGGCAGGCCGAGCATGCCGCCGCGCTCGCCGTGGACGCACAGGCCGTCCGCCGCGTCGCCGCGAAATACCTCGTCGAGTCCAACCTCACCTCCGGTTGGCTCCTTCGGTCCGACGACGCGCCGGCCTTCACGGGTCGCTCCGGCTCGGTGCGTAAGAGCAGGGGAGTGAGCCCCGCGCCTGCCCCTCCGCCGAGCTTCGCCGCCGACCTCCACGCGCCGGCCGTCGCCGTTCGACCGAAGCTCGTCGACTACCACCCTCGACGGTTCACCCTCGCGAACGGCCTGCGCGTCATCCATGAGCGGCGGCCGGGCGTAGGCGTGGCGGCCGTCGACTTCTACGTCGAGGGCGGGTGGGTCCGCGAAGCCGCTCCCGGCGTCGCCGCCCTGACGAGCCGAATGATGGAGGAGGGGAGCGAAGGGCGTTCCGCCCAGGAGATCGCGGCGGCGATCGAGGACGTCGGCGGCTCGCTGGAGCTTAGTTCGGCCTGGAGTGCGCTGCGAACCCGATCGGAAGACCTGGCCCTGGGGCTGGAGGTCCTCGCCGACGTCGCCCGCCGTCCCGCCTTCCCGGAACAGGCTCTGGACTGGACCCGGCAGCGATTGATCGGCGAGTTGAAGGCCGACCTGGAAGACCCCGCCTTCCGCGCCGATCAGGAATTTCGCCGCCTCGTGTACGGCGACCACCCGCTGGGACGCGACTACCGCGGCGGAGTTCGCGACCTCCGGCGACTCACTCGAGACGACGTGGTCGCCCACCACCGACGCCACTTCTCGCCCGAGAACGCCTGCCTCGTCGTTGTCGGCGAGTTCGACCCGACCCGGCTCCGCCGGCTGGTCGAAGCCCACTTCGGAGGCTGGAAATCGTTCGGGGAGGCTCTCCCCGAGTGGCCCGAGCTGCCGGCGATCGGCCGGCCAAGGTCCCGACGGATCGACTACCCTGGCGAACAGGTGCACATCGTTCTGGGACATCGGGGGATCACTCGCCACGATCCCGATTTCGACCCTTTGCTCATCCTGGACCACATCCTGGGGAGCGGTCCGGGCTTCTCCGATCGGTTGGGGCGGATCGTCCGCGATGAGATGGGCCTCGTTTACAGCATCGGCGGCGGAGCGACCGACTCGGCCGACGTGCTGCCGGGCCTCTTTCGGATCTACGCCGGCACCATGCCCGACGAGGCCGACCGCGTCGTCGCCGCCGTCGCCGAGCAGGTCCGCGCCGTCCACGTCGGCGATTTCTCCGACGAGGAAGTGGCGCGAGTCCAGCGGTATCTCGGCGGTGCTGCGCTCTTTGAGCTTCAAACCGTCGAACAGCGGGCGGAGCGACTCGTCGACCTGGAACGTCTGGGCCTTCCCCTCGACGAGCCCAGAACATGGCCCGCGCGCGTCGCCGCGGTGACGCCGGAGCAGGTTCGCGACGCCGCCCGTCGACGGCTCCATCCCGAAGCCATGTTTCGCGTGGAACTGGGCCCCATCGCCCGACGCCCAGCCCGTCGCCGGATCCGCGCCTGA
- a CDS encoding glycosyl hydrolase 43 family protein, with protein MTQETNEEASVSGEGRLRVGLILSGAVQPRWRRKLIKSLVDSPDCTLAARVVSVVPPAESARQGLFGLYCELDRRRFGGGARAVEPVDASDLLAHVPVVEPEALRELKLDVLLCLAPESTAAFAVDAARFGVWAIRLDGAESESPTAAAARAVLGGSPTASASLVRLDGGPILEARLKTDRLSTHRHLDHLANVAAEFVPRALARLRSEGRLPSPADSPSQPPTISEPPAAAETTRLATAFGGRLAAEGLRRAWRRDQWVLAYSMNGTWSGGLPDLSSLRLLYPPADRFWADPFPARIDGRNYIYFEDYPYSTRRGVISVLEIDDQGQAGPSRLALETDFHLSYPVILPWEGAIYMIPETSQNGRVELYRCEGAPDRWVFDRVLIPDVRAADSTLVEHGGRWWLFACIPAEGAHNDVEELHLFHAPSPMGPWRPHRCNPVKSDVSSARPAGGLYQVDGVWHRPAQDCTFGYGHAMVVNRIVRWDVDGYEEVEAGRIEPDWAPGLDRTHTFNALGSFFTADARISRPRLGGAG; from the coding sequence GTGACGCAGGAGACGAACGAAGAGGCGTCTGTCAGCGGGGAGGGACGTCTCCGAGTCGGCCTGATCCTCAGTGGAGCCGTCCAACCGCGCTGGCGTCGCAAGCTAATCAAAAGCCTCGTCGACTCGCCTGATTGCACGCTGGCCGCTCGAGTCGTCTCGGTCGTACCGCCCGCCGAGTCGGCCCGCCAGGGCCTCTTCGGCCTCTATTGTGAACTGGACCGCCGTCGCTTCGGCGGCGGAGCCAGGGCCGTTGAACCGGTCGACGCTTCCGACCTTCTCGCCCACGTCCCGGTCGTGGAGCCGGAAGCTCTTCGCGAACTGAAACTCGACGTTCTGCTTTGCCTGGCCCCCGAGTCGACGGCGGCGTTCGCAGTCGACGCCGCCCGGTTCGGCGTCTGGGCGATCCGGCTGGACGGCGCCGAGTCTGAGAGCCCGACCGCCGCCGCGGCGCGGGCGGTGCTCGGAGGCTCTCCGACAGCGTCGGCCTCGCTCGTCCGCCTTGACGGCGGGCCGATCCTCGAGGCGCGGCTCAAGACCGACAGGCTCTCGACGCATCGACATCTGGACCACCTTGCGAACGTGGCCGCCGAGTTCGTCCCCCGGGCTCTGGCGAGGCTCAGGAGCGAGGGCCGTCTCCCCTCCCCCGCGGACTCTCCGAGCCAGCCCCCGACGATCTCCGAACCTCCAGCAGCCGCTGAGACGACCCGGCTTGCGACGGCGTTCGGCGGCCGGTTGGCCGCGGAAGGGTTGCGCCGGGCCTGGCGGCGCGACCAGTGGGTGTTGGCTTACTCGATGAACGGAACCTGGAGCGGCGGTCTGCCCGACCTCTCGTCGCTTCGGCTCCTTTATCCTCCCGCCGACCGCTTCTGGGCCGACCCCTTTCCAGCACGGATCGACGGTCGAAACTACATCTATTTCGAGGACTACCCCTACAGCACGCGCCGAGGCGTCATTTCGGTCCTGGAGATCGACGACCAGGGCCAAGCCGGACCGTCTCGCCTCGCGCTGGAGACCGACTTCCACCTCTCCTACCCCGTGATTCTCCCGTGGGAGGGGGCGATCTACATGATCCCCGAGACCTCCCAGAACGGCCGGGTCGAGCTCTATCGCTGCGAGGGAGCGCCTGACCGCTGGGTCTTCGATCGGGTCCTGATCCCGGACGTGCGCGCGGCCGACTCGACGCTCGTCGAACACGGCGGCCGATGGTGGCTGTTCGCCTGCATCCCGGCGGAGGGGGCTCATAACGACGTCGAGGAGCTGCATCTCTTCCACGCACCGAGCCCGATGGGGCCCTGGCGACCGCACCGTTGCAATCCCGTGAAGTCGGACGTGTCGTCGGCTCGTCCTGCCGGGGGCCTGTACCAGGTGGACGGGGTCTGGCACCGACCTGCGCAGGACTGCACGTTCGGCTACGGGCACGCCATGGTCGTGAACCGGATCGTCCGATGGGACGTGGATGGCTACGAGGAGGTCGAAGCCGGCCGGATCGAGCCGGACTGGGCCCCGGGCCTCGACCGAACCCACACGTTCAACGCCCTCGGCTCCTTCTTCACGGCCGACGCCCGCATCTCTCGCCCTCGGCTCGGGGGGGCAGGATAA